A genomic stretch from Nitrobacter winogradskyi Nb-255 includes:
- a CDS encoding TIGR00645 family protein: MSPIPETPPSSKVAATTLRPLPMLIFSSRWLQLPLYIGLIVAQGVYVVLFLKELWHLIGHSFDFSEQQIMLVVLGLIDVVMISNLLVMVIVGGYETFVSRLNLKGHPDEPEWLGHVNASVLKIKLAMAIIGISSIHLLRTFIEAGNLGTERAMNYTQTGVMWQTIIHVVFIFSAIGIALADRIATESNGSNGETGH; this comes from the coding sequence ATGTCCCCGATCCCTGAAACTCCGCCGTCCTCGAAGGTCGCCGCCACGACTCTGCGCCCGCTGCCGATGCTGATCTTTTCCTCGCGCTGGCTTCAGCTTCCGCTTTATATCGGCCTGATCGTCGCTCAGGGCGTTTATGTGGTCCTGTTTCTGAAGGAGCTATGGCATCTCATCGGGCACTCCTTCGACTTTTCCGAACAGCAGATCATGCTGGTGGTGCTCGGCCTCATCGACGTGGTGATGATCTCGAATCTTCTGGTGATGGTCATTGTCGGCGGCTACGAGACCTTCGTGTCGCGGCTCAATCTCAAAGGCCATCCCGACGAGCCCGAGTGGCTCGGTCATGTCAACGCCAGTGTTCTCAAGATCAAGCTCGCGATGGCGATCATCGGCATCTCGTCGATTCATCTCCTGAGAACCTTCATCGAGGCTGGAAACCTGGGGACCGAGCGCGCCATGAATTATACGCAAACCGGTGTCATGTGGCAGACCATCATCCACGTCGTCTTCATTTTTTCGGCAATCGGCATTGCGCTGGCGGATCGTATCGCAACTGAATCGAACGGGTCGAACGGCGAGACGGGGCACTAG
- a CDS encoding GNAT family N-acetyltransferase — MPWLQPVTLEGPHARLEPLSQDHREALVDAVKDGEIWKIWYTFVPAPEKMAAEIERRLSLQAAGTMLPFTVRDAEGRIAGMTTYMNVDSASCRVEIGSTWYAKRVQRTAVNTQCKLLLLTHAFEKLNCIAVEFRTHVFNHVSRRGLERLGARQDGTLRNRQMSPNVTLRDTVVYSILPGEWPKVKAHLSYELNEKRR, encoded by the coding sequence ATGCCCTGGCTGCAGCCGGTCACCCTCGAAGGACCTCATGCGCGGCTCGAGCCGTTGTCGCAGGATCATCGCGAAGCCCTTGTGGACGCGGTAAAAGACGGCGAAATCTGGAAGATCTGGTACACCTTCGTTCCGGCGCCGGAAAAAATGGCGGCCGAGATCGAGCGGCGGCTGTCGCTACAGGCAGCCGGGACCATGCTGCCTTTCACGGTGCGGGATGCGGAGGGACGGATCGCGGGCATGACTACCTACATGAACGTCGATTCTGCGAGCTGTCGCGTCGAGATCGGCTCGACATGGTATGCGAAGCGGGTTCAGCGCACGGCGGTCAACACCCAGTGCAAGCTGCTGCTGCTCACCCACGCGTTCGAAAAGTTGAACTGCATCGCCGTCGAGTTCCGTACTCACGTTTTCAATCACGTCAGCCGGCGTGGCCTCGAGCGGCTCGGCGCCAGGCAGGATGGCACCCTGCGCAATCGGCAGATGTCACCGAACGTGACGCTGCGGGACACCGTCGTCTACAGCATCCTTCCCGGGGAGTGGCCGAAAGTGAAGGCGCATCTCTCCTACGAACTCAATGAAAAGCGCCGATAG
- the tam gene encoding trans-aconitate 2-methyltransferase, producing MDDWSAEQYLKFEDERTRPSRDLLAQIPLSAPRKVVDIGCGPGNSTELLVARWPQAEVIGIDTSADMLRRARERLPGYTFIEANVAHWVPPADADLLFANAIFQWVPDHLRQLQRLLGALPSGGVLAMQMPDNLDEPSHVMMREVAHSGPWRERLAEAARAKDLLARPGAYYDALRPLCERIEIWHTVYNHALEDTAAIVEWVKGTGLRPFVDLLEPMERKEFLREYTARVAAAYQPQADGKVLLRFPRFFVVAIR from the coding sequence ATGGACGATTGGAGCGCCGAGCAATATCTGAAGTTCGAGGACGAGCGGACCAGGCCGTCGCGCGATCTGTTGGCGCAGATCCCGCTGAGCGCGCCGCGCAAGGTCGTCGATATCGGTTGTGGTCCCGGCAATTCCACCGAACTGCTGGTCGCGCGCTGGCCGCAGGCCGAAGTTATCGGGATCGATACATCCGCCGACATGCTGCGGCGGGCGCGCGAGCGGCTGCCGGGATACACGTTCATCGAAGCCAACGTCGCGCACTGGGTCCCGCCGGCGGATGCCGACCTTCTGTTCGCCAATGCGATCTTCCAGTGGGTCCCGGATCATCTGAGGCAGTTGCAGCGTCTGCTCGGTGCGCTGCCGTCAGGCGGCGTGCTGGCGATGCAGATGCCGGACAATCTCGACGAGCCAAGTCATGTGATGATGCGCGAGGTGGCGCATTCCGGACCGTGGCGAGAAAGACTTGCGGAGGCCGCGCGGGCGAAAGACCTGCTGGCCAGGCCCGGCGCCTACTATGACGCATTGCGGCCGTTGTGCGAGCGTATCGAGATCTGGCATACGGTTTATAATCATGCCCTTGAGGATACCGCGGCGATCGTCGAATGGGTGAAGGGCACGGGATTGCGGCCTTTCGTCGATCTTCTGGAGCCGATGGAAAGGAAAGAGTTTCTGCGCGAATATACCGCGCGCGTCGCAGCCGCTTATCAACCCCAGGCGGACGGCAAGGTGCTGCTGCGTTTTCCGCGCTTTTTCGTCGTCGCGATCAGGTAA
- a CDS encoding BrnT family toxin: MIDFDRIAGFEWDDGNRRKNADKHDVSSAEAESIFFNDPLIVAGDEKHSRSEQRFNALGQTTEQRLLHVTFTLRRSGTLIRVISACDMNRKERKIYEQA, from the coding sequence ATGATCGACTTCGATCGGATCGCAGGGTTTGAATGGGACGACGGCAACCGCCGCAAGAACGCAGACAAGCACGATGTGAGTTCGGCGGAAGCCGAAAGTATATTCTTCAACGACCCGCTGATCGTTGCCGGGGACGAAAAGCACAGCCGAAGCGAACAGCGCTTCAACGCGCTTGGACAAACGACGGAACAGCGTCTGCTGCACGTCACGTTCACGCTGAGGAGAAGCGGAACGCTGATCCGTGTGATCTCTGCTTGCGACATGAATCGAAAGGAGCGGAAAATCTATGAGCAAGCCTAA
- a CDS encoding (2Fe-2S)-binding protein: protein MIVCSCNVLTDHDVRSAVTSTDDLRRSPKQVYGCLGCSAECGRCARTIKTIIKEALGACARQCCDGCPHSAAHSKVNTSQAEIIA, encoded by the coding sequence ATGATCGTTTGTTCCTGTAACGTTTTGACCGATCACGACGTCCGCTCCGCGGTGACCTCAACAGACGACCTTCGGCGCTCGCCAAAGCAGGTTTACGGATGCCTGGGGTGCAGCGCGGAATGTGGGCGATGTGCCCGGACCATCAAAACCATCATCAAGGAAGCGCTGGGAGCCTGTGCCAGACAGTGTTGTGACGGTTGTCCCCATTCCGCCGCACATTCGAAAGTAAACACTAGTCAGGCCGAGATCATCGCTTGA
- the sseA gene encoding 3-mercaptopyruvate sulfurtransferase, with product MSLMMDIAMNPTLDDPLVSTEWLAAHLGEVKAIDASFKMPGVLPLAVDDFYAAHIPGAVFFDVDAVSDRASPLPHMYPDAAQFGRDVGALGISSKDTVVVYDNGGWLAGPRAWWMFLSFGHAGVRVLDGGLKKWRAEGRPVESGKVSPEPGHFTATFDPLFVRDKAQLVSNLSSCREQLVDARAAARFTGAVMEPRQGLRSGHIPGSRNLSYAELFDPGTGVMKPLDDIRAAFSRAGVDLAKPVVTTCGSGVSAAVLTLALYRLGARGSALYDGSWSEWGLVEGPPIATGPA from the coding sequence ATGAGCCTCATGATGGACATCGCCATGAACCCCACCCTCGACGACCCTCTCGTTTCCACCGAATGGCTGGCCGCGCATCTCGGTGAGGTCAAGGCCATCGACGCCTCGTTCAAGATGCCCGGCGTGCTGCCGCTGGCGGTCGATGATTTTTATGCCGCGCATATTCCGGGCGCGGTGTTCTTCGATGTCGATGCCGTATCGGATCGCGCATCGCCGCTTCCGCATATGTATCCGGATGCCGCGCAGTTCGGGCGCGATGTCGGCGCGCTCGGAATTTCCTCGAAGGATACGGTCGTTGTTTATGACAATGGTGGCTGGCTTGCCGGGCCGCGGGCGTGGTGGATGTTCCTGTCGTTCGGCCATGCCGGTGTCCGGGTGCTTGACGGCGGCCTGAAGAAATGGCGCGCGGAAGGCCGTCCGGTCGAATCCGGCAAGGTTTCGCCGGAGCCGGGCCACTTCACCGCGACCTTCGATCCGCTGTTTGTACGCGACAAGGCTCAACTCGTGAGCAACCTGTCGTCATGTCGCGAGCAGCTTGTCGATGCGCGCGCGGCGGCTCGCTTCACGGGCGCCGTGATGGAGCCGAGGCAGGGCTTGCGCTCGGGGCATATCCCCGGCAGCCGCAACCTGTCCTACGCCGAGTTGTTCGATCCCGGGACCGGCGTCATGAAACCGCTGGACGACATCCGCGCCGCGTTCTCTCGCGCCGGCGTGGATCTGGCAAAGCCGGTCGTCACCACCTGCGGCTCGGGGGTTTCGGCCGCGGTGCTAACGCTTGCGCTCTACCGTCTCGGCGCGAGGGGCTCGGCGCTCTATGACGGATCATGGTCGGAGTGGGGTCTGGTGGAGGGACCGCCGATCGCCACCGGACCCGCCTGA
- a CDS encoding L,D-transpeptidase — protein sequence MMIKRILTVFAAIAAGAGGISLASAQGYPPPSPIYSTPPSAYPGEDDRSGAVDALPNFDPADDQSMQRHNSVELPPPGPVMSPDDPRYGSPVSSPAYSNRAPSPGPVMSPDDPRYGQPGPPPYQYPTRAPETVASTGGSDAGLRPPAPVGADGRPAPMSALPPDEQPEVDQGGEKQLPERLRRKEVSFSTKEPAGTIVVDTSNTHLYYVLGNNRAIRYGVRVGRDGFTWAGVQKISRKAEWPDWHPPTEMIERQPYLPRFMAGGPGNPLGARAMYLGSTVYRIHGTNQPSTIGKFVSSGCIGMLNEDVSDLFDRVKVGTRVVVMPGGPPRTDTTASTPASSGAPAQQPPQTASLPGTQPTSVPPLPEPVTVR from the coding sequence ATGATGATCAAACGCATTCTGACGGTTTTTGCGGCGATCGCGGCAGGGGCAGGGGGAATCTCGTTAGCCTCGGCGCAGGGATATCCGCCGCCGAGCCCGATCTATTCCACGCCGCCCTCCGCCTATCCGGGTGAAGACGACCGTTCAGGCGCGGTCGATGCGCTTCCCAATTTCGATCCGGCCGACGATCAATCGATGCAGCGGCACAATTCGGTCGAGTTGCCACCGCCCGGTCCCGTGATGTCACCGGACGATCCGCGCTACGGCAGCCCCGTTTCCTCGCCGGCCTATTCGAATCGCGCCCCTTCGCCGGGCCCGGTGATGTCGCCCGACGATCCCCGTTACGGGCAGCCCGGCCCCCCGCCGTATCAGTATCCGACCCGCGCGCCGGAAACAGTCGCTTCCACCGGCGGATCGGATGCGGGCCTCAGGCCGCCGGCTCCCGTCGGCGCGGACGGCAGGCCGGCCCCGATGTCGGCGCTGCCGCCGGACGAGCAGCCCGAAGTCGATCAGGGCGGTGAGAAGCAGCTTCCGGAGAGGCTGCGCCGCAAGGAAGTCAGTTTCTCCACCAAGGAGCCGGCGGGCACCATTGTGGTCGATACGTCGAACACGCATCTGTACTACGTTCTCGGCAACAATCGCGCGATCCGCTATGGCGTGCGCGTTGGCCGCGACGGTTTCACCTGGGCTGGCGTGCAGAAGATCAGCCGCAAGGCGGAATGGCCGGACTGGCATCCGCCGACCGAAATGATCGAACGCCAGCCTTATCTGCCGCGCTTCATGGCGGGTGGTCCCGGCAATCCGCTGGGCGCGCGCGCCATGTATCTCGGTTCGACAGTCTATCGCATCCACGGCACCAACCAGCCTTCGACGATCGGCAAGTTCGTGTCCTCAGGCTGTATCGGCATGCTCAACGAGGACGTGTCGGATCTGTTCGATCGCGTAAAGGTCGGTACGCGCGTTGTCGTGATGCCGGGCGGTCCGCCGCGCACGGACACGACCGCTTCTACGCCTGCGTCCAGCGGGGCGCCGGCCCAGCAACCGCCGCAGACGGCGAGCCTGCCCGGAACTCAGCCGACCTCGGTGCCGCCGCTGCCGGAACCGGTAACGGTCCGGTAG
- the ettA gene encoding energy-dependent translational throttle protein EttA encodes MARQFIYFMQGLSKTYPPNRKVLDNIHLSFYPDAKIGVLGVNGSGKSTLLKIMAGLDKDYTGEAWVAEGARVGYLEQEPQLDPAKTVRENVMEGVAKHKAILDRYNELAMNYSDETADEMTRLQDEIEAAGLWDLDSKVDQAMDALRCPPDDADVTKLSGGERRRVALCKLLLDQPDLLLLDEPTNHLDAESVSWLEGHLRNYPGAILIVTHDRYFLDNVTGWILELDRGRGIPYEGNYSSWLVQKQKRLEQEGREDAAHQKTLAREQEWIAASPKARQAKSKARYQRYEELLAKASEKQTQTAQIIIPVSERLGANVVDFEGLSKSFGDRLLIDDLTFKLPPGGIVGVIGPNGAGKTTLFRMITGQETPDKGTITVGETVQLGYVDQSRDALDGSKTVWEEISGGTDQILLGKKEVNSRAYCSTFNFKGADQQKKVGALSGGERNRVHLAKMLKSGANVLLLDEPTNDLDVDTLRALEEALEDFAGCAVVISHDRWFLDRIATHILAFEGDSHVEWFEGNFQDYEKDKMRRLGQDSVIPHRVKYKKLTR; translated from the coding sequence ATGGCGCGCCAGTTCATCTACTTCATGCAGGGCTTGTCCAAAACCTATCCGCCGAACCGGAAGGTGCTGGATAACATCCACCTGTCGTTCTATCCGGACGCCAAGATCGGCGTGCTCGGCGTCAACGGCTCGGGTAAATCGACGCTGCTGAAGATCATGGCCGGCCTCGATAAGGACTACACCGGCGAGGCCTGGGTCGCGGAAGGCGCCCGCGTCGGCTATCTCGAACAAGAGCCGCAACTCGATCCCGCCAAGACCGTGCGCGAGAACGTCATGGAAGGCGTCGCCAAGCACAAGGCGATCCTCGATCGCTACAACGAACTGGCGATGAACTACTCCGACGAGACAGCCGACGAGATGACCCGGTTGCAGGACGAGATCGAGGCCGCCGGCCTGTGGGATCTCGACAGCAAGGTCGATCAGGCGATGGACGCGCTGCGCTGCCCCCCCGATGATGCCGACGTAACCAAGCTCTCCGGCGGCGAGCGCCGCCGCGTCGCGCTATGTAAACTGCTGCTCGACCAGCCCGACCTCCTGCTGCTGGACGAGCCGACCAACCATCTCGATGCCGAGTCGGTGTCGTGGCTCGAGGGTCACCTGCGCAATTATCCGGGTGCGATCCTGATCGTCACCCACGATCGCTACTTCCTCGACAACGTCACGGGCTGGATTCTCGAACTCGATCGCGGCCGGGGCATTCCCTACGAGGGCAACTACTCCTCGTGGCTGGTGCAGAAGCAGAAGCGGCTGGAGCAGGAAGGCCGCGAGGACGCCGCGCACCAGAAGACGCTGGCGCGCGAGCAGGAATGGATCGCGGCCTCGCCGAAGGCCAGACAGGCGAAATCCAAGGCGCGTTACCAGCGTTATGAAGAACTGCTCGCCAAGGCCAGCGAGAAGCAGACCCAGACCGCGCAGATCATCATCCCGGTTTCCGAGCGGCTTGGCGCCAATGTCGTGGACTTCGAGGGCTTGTCGAAATCGTTCGGCGATCGCCTGCTGATCGATGATCTGACCTTCAAGCTTCCGCCCGGCGGCATCGTCGGCGTCATCGGTCCCAACGGCGCCGGCAAGACCACGCTGTTTCGTATGATCACGGGGCAGGAGACCCCGGACAAGGGCACGATCACGGTGGGCGAGACGGTGCAACTGGGTTACGTGGATCAGTCCCGTGACGCGCTCGACGGGTCGAAGACCGTGTGGGAGGAAATCTCCGGCGGCACCGATCAGATCCTGCTCGGCAAGAAAGAGGTCAACTCGCGCGCCTATTGCTCGACCTTCAATTTCAAGGGCGCGGACCAGCAGAAGAAGGTGGGCGCGCTGTCGGGCGGCGAGCGCAACCGCGTGCATCTTGCCAAGATGCTCAAGTCCGGCGCCAACGTGCTGCTGCTCGACGAGCCGACCAACGACCTCGACGTCGACACGCTGCGCGCGCTGGAAGAGGCGCTGGAGGATTTCGCCGGCTGCGCCGTGGTGATCAGCCACGACCGCTGGTTCCTCGATCGCATCGCCACGCATATCCTGGCCTTCGAAGGCGACAGCCACGTCGAATGGTTCGAGGGCAACTTCCAGGACTACGAGAAGGACAAGATGCGCCGGCTTGGTCAGGACAGCGTCATCCCGCACCGGGTGAAGTACAAGAAGTTGACGAGGTGA
- the brnA gene encoding type II toxin-antitoxin system BrnA family antitoxin encodes MSKPKPVPAFKSEAEERKFWETHDSTDYVDWSTAQRMRFPNLKPSTTAISLRLPVSLLEQIKIAANKRDVPYQSLIKMWLAEKVG; translated from the coding sequence ATGAGCAAGCCTAAGCCTGTTCCCGCCTTCAAGAGCGAGGCCGAGGAACGCAAATTCTGGGAAACCCACGACTCCACGGACTATGTCGACTGGAGCACCGCGCAGCGTATGCGCTTCCCGAACCTCAAGCCGTCAACGACGGCGATTTCGCTGCGGCTGCCGGTCAGTCTGCTCGAGCAGATCAAGATCGCCGCCAACAAGCGCGACGTGCCCTATCAGTCGCTGATCAAGATGTGGCTGGCGGAGAAGGTGGGATAG
- a CDS encoding lytic murein transglycosylase — translation MAATAANILRRSQLAILILLTFAVGAAFSPVHAADEGFSRFIASVWPDAQQAGVSRATFDSVTAGLEPDHRLPDLILPGRPATGAPSQAEFVQVPADYLKEGSIARLAAEGQRLMRKHESTLKAIEKRFGVPATIILAIWGRETDYGRYALPYDAMRVLATQAYVGRRKDQYRNEFIEGLLLLQRGAVSRRNFRASWGGAVGLTQFLPSELAKHGVDFDGDGRVDIWSSVPDALASAAQQLVNKGWQPGLHWAYEVRAPAHADCTEGVPEVRKPIGEWLRAGFAPVRGQKLSAAEREQSASLLQPEGIHGPSFLTTKNYFVIKEYNFSDLYVLFVGHLADRMTSPLPFATPWSSSTQLRSRDVEAMQRHLTRLGLYKDKIDGKAGMLTRAALGAYQKSAGLKVDCWPSDGVLRAMNAAR, via the coding sequence ATGGCGGCGACCGCCGCAAATATCCTGCGACGGTCGCAACTGGCGATCCTTATTCTGCTGACGTTCGCCGTCGGAGCCGCTTTTTCGCCGGTGCATGCGGCGGACGAGGGCTTTTCGCGTTTCATCGCCTCGGTCTGGCCTGACGCACAGCAGGCGGGTGTTTCGCGCGCGACGTTCGACTCCGTCACAGCCGGACTCGAGCCCGACCACCGGCTGCCCGACCTCATCCTGCCCGGCCGGCCCGCGACCGGCGCGCCGTCGCAGGCGGAATTCGTTCAGGTGCCGGCGGATTATCTCAAGGAGGGCAGTATCGCGCGGCTGGCGGCTGAAGGGCAGCGGCTGATGCGGAAACACGAATCGACGTTGAAAGCGATCGAAAAGCGCTTCGGCGTCCCCGCCACGATCATCCTTGCGATCTGGGGCCGGGAAACCGATTACGGTCGCTACGCGCTGCCTTACGATGCGATGCGCGTGCTGGCGACCCAGGCTTATGTCGGCCGCCGCAAGGACCAGTATCGTAACGAGTTCATCGAAGGGCTGCTGTTGCTGCAGCGCGGCGCTGTCTCGCGCAGGAATTTCCGCGCGTCGTGGGGCGGGGCCGTCGGATTGACCCAGTTCCTGCCCTCCGAACTTGCCAAGCATGGCGTCGACTTTGACGGCGACGGCCGCGTGGATATCTGGTCTTCGGTCCCCGATGCGCTGGCCTCGGCCGCGCAGCAACTCGTCAATAAAGGCTGGCAGCCTGGACTGCACTGGGCCTATGAGGTGCGCGCGCCGGCGCACGCCGATTGCACGGAAGGCGTGCCCGAGGTGAGGAAACCAATCGGGGAGTGGCTGCGCGCAGGATTTGCACCGGTACGCGGACAGAAGCTGAGCGCGGCAGAGCGGGAACAGTCGGCGTCTCTGCTGCAACCGGAGGGCATCCATGGCCCATCATTCCTGACCACGAAGAACTACTTCGTCATCAAGGAGTACAATTTCTCCGATCTCTATGTTTTGTTCGTCGGCCATCTCGCTGACCGCATGACCAGTCCGCTGCCTTTCGCGACGCCATGGTCGTCATCGACGCAACTGCGCAGCCGCGACGTCGAGGCGATGCAACGCCATTTGACGCGGCTTGGCCTGTACAAGGACAAGATTGACGGGAAGGCCGGGATGCTCACGCGAGCGGCGCTCGGCGCCTACCAGAAGTCGGCCGGCCTCAAGGTGGATTGCTGGCCCAGCGACGGGGTGCTGCGCGCGATGAACGCGGCGCGCTGA
- a CDS encoding AI-2E family transporter produces MAGGGFGDRALASAVIAALVICGLYVGREIFVPIVLAVLLSFVLAPLVDILERWHFPRFASVPVVVLLAFIAIFALGGLIVREVRGLADSLPSYQQTMQQKIQSLRALTATGPLDRAAEILQNLGKEISGPQSPPPPAEISPSSRTAEPVKPIPVEVRTPPQSALENISALISPLLHPLATIGIVVVFVIFILFQREDLRNRFIKLAGSNDLQSATAAIDDAAGRLSRLLLMQVLLNTGFGVIVASGLLLIGVPSAILWGILAAIMRFVPYVGPFIAAFFPLTLAVAVDPGWSMLLWSGALILLTELIVGQVFDPLLVGHSSGLSPVAVVVSATFWTALWGPIGLVLATPLTICLVVLGRHVEQLRFLDILLGDRPALSPPELFYQRMLADDPAEAVEMAEKFLKERSLAEYYENVALKGLMLAQADLKRERLLPDRVAEIRDSVAEVIEGLASEFDDVLGNAQTKEDDDASDVTADAPMPELPFIIREGLPADWQADHPVLCVAERSDLDQAAAMFLAEILSKHGLGARAASKEETSTSGIFHLEASGVMLVCISTLDDGSPAHTRHLVRKLRRKMPQARILVCCWGCTNSGMAREHLKADAVAENLGEAAAYCLSLVDQTVAQDGVHETGVIPRVRHQPLPVARQKQPAAEGRHGMNDRR; encoded by the coding sequence ATGGCGGGAGGAGGGTTCGGCGACCGGGCGCTGGCTTCGGCCGTTATCGCGGCCCTCGTGATCTGCGGTCTGTATGTGGGGCGCGAGATTTTCGTGCCGATCGTGCTGGCCGTGCTTTTGAGCTTCGTGCTTGCCCCGCTGGTGGATATCCTGGAGCGATGGCATTTCCCGCGCTTTGCCAGCGTGCCCGTCGTGGTCCTGCTTGCCTTCATCGCGATTTTCGCTCTAGGCGGCCTGATCGTGAGGGAGGTCAGAGGACTCGCGGACAGCCTGCCAAGTTACCAGCAGACCATGCAGCAAAAGATCCAGTCGCTGCGGGCGCTGACGGCGACAGGGCCGCTGGATCGCGCGGCGGAGATTCTTCAGAATCTCGGCAAGGAGATCAGCGGACCACAGAGTCCCCCGCCACCGGCGGAAATTTCGCCCTCGTCCAGAACGGCCGAGCCGGTCAAACCCATCCCCGTCGAGGTGCGCACGCCGCCGCAGTCCGCCCTTGAGAATATCTCCGCGCTCATCAGCCCGTTGCTGCATCCGCTGGCGACGATCGGCATCGTGGTGGTGTTCGTGATCTTCATCCTGTTCCAGCGGGAAGATCTGCGCAATCGGTTCATCAAGCTGGCGGGCTCGAATGATTTGCAGTCCGCGACGGCGGCGATCGACGACGCGGCCGGCCGCCTCAGCCGTCTTCTCCTGATGCAGGTCCTGCTCAATACCGGATTCGGGGTGATCGTGGCTTCCGGGCTGTTGCTGATCGGCGTTCCCAGCGCGATCCTATGGGGAATTCTGGCCGCGATCATGCGTTTCGTGCCCTATGTCGGGCCGTTCATCGCCGCGTTTTTTCCCCTGACGCTGGCCGTTGCGGTGGATCCGGGCTGGTCGATGCTGCTGTGGAGCGGTGCGCTCATTCTGCTGACGGAGTTGATCGTCGGTCAGGTGTTCGACCCCTTGCTGGTGGGACACAGCAGCGGATTGTCGCCGGTCGCCGTCGTGGTATCGGCGACGTTCTGGACCGCGCTGTGGGGACCGATCGGGCTTGTCCTCGCGACCCCGTTGACGATCTGTCTCGTCGTGCTCGGCCGCCATGTCGAACAACTCAGGTTTCTGGACATTCTGCTCGGTGATCGGCCCGCGCTGTCGCCGCCGGAGTTGTTCTATCAGCGGATGCTCGCCGACGATCCGGCGGAGGCGGTCGAGATGGCGGAGAAGTTTCTGAAGGAGCGCTCGCTTGCCGAGTATTATGAGAACGTCGCGCTGAAGGGCTTGATGCTGGCGCAGGCAGATCTCAAGCGCGAGCGGTTGTTGCCGGATCGTGTGGCCGAAATCAGGGACAGCGTCGCAGAGGTCATCGAGGGACTGGCCTCCGAATTCGACGATGTCCTGGGGAATGCCCAAACGAAAGAAGACGATGACGCGTCGGACGTGACGGCCGACGCCCCGATGCCCGAACTGCCGTTCATCATCCGCGAGGGATTGCCAGCGGACTGGCAAGCCGATCATCCCGTGCTTTGCGTCGCCGAGCGCAGTGATCTCGATCAGGCGGCCGCGATGTTCCTGGCCGAGATCCTGTCGAAGCACGGTCTTGGGGCGCGAGCCGCGAGCAAGGAAGAGACGTCGACAAGTGGAATTTTCCACCTTGAAGCCTCGGGCGTGATGCTGGTGTGCATTTCGACGCTCGATGACGGCAGTCCGGCGCACACGCGCCATCTCGTGCGCAAGCTCCGCCGAAAGATGCCGCAGGCGCGCATACTGGTTTGCTGCTGGGGATGCACCAACAGTGGAATGGCGAGGGAACATCTCAAGGCCGACGCGGTCGCGGAGAATCTGGGGGAGGCCGCCGCCTATTGCCTGTCGCTGGTCGATCAAACGGTCGCACAGGATGGCGTGCACGAGACGGGCGTCATTCCGCGCGTGCGACATCAGCCGTTGCCGGTTGCCAGGCAGAAGCAGCCGGCCGCGGAGGGACGTCACGGCATGAATGATCGGCGGTGA
- the bfr gene encoding bacterioferritin yields the protein MKGDPKVIDYLNKALRHELTAVNQYWLHYRLLDNWGIKDLAKKWRAESIEEMEHADKLIDRIIFLDGFPNMQVLDPLHIGQNVGEVMDCDLKAEYSARALYEEAATHCHAVKDYVTRDIFESLMKDEESHIDFLETQIDLIKKIGVELYSQKHIGEMDHG from the coding sequence ATGAAGGGCGACCCGAAGGTGATTGATTACCTGAACAAGGCGCTCCGCCACGAACTAACGGCCGTCAACCAGTATTGGTTGCATTATCGGCTGCTGGATAATTGGGGTATCAAGGATCTCGCCAAGAAATGGCGCGCGGAATCGATCGAGGAAATGGAGCACGCCGACAAGTTGATCGACCGGATCATCTTCCTCGACGGATTTCCCAACATGCAGGTGCTTGATCCCCTGCACATCGGCCAGAACGTCGGTGAGGTGATGGATTGCGATCTCAAGGCGGAATATTCGGCGCGCGCGCTCTATGAAGAGGCGGCGACACACTGCCACGCCGTGAAGGACTACGTGACCCGCGATATCTTCGAGAGCCTGATGAAGGACGAGGAAAGCCATATCGACTTCCTCGAAACCCAGATCGATCTCATCAAGAAGATCGGCGTCGAGCTCTACTCGCAGAAGCACATCGGCGAAATGGATCACGGCTAG